The following proteins are encoded in a genomic region of Papaver somniferum cultivar HN1 unplaced genomic scaffold, ASM357369v1 unplaced-scaffold_10, whole genome shotgun sequence:
- the LOC113326442 gene encoding zinc finger MYM-type protein 5-like gives MTHRKTKCQSGSLKAKKRKRVEQLQNSLRGSMNKYLARTSDSVGRSERINEEGDGPTAETMNDGDEEYANLVNEMEKENDMLNGSSITGPSGNNQDVEGEEFLLPTTNENEHRHSKVQNKECGPVNIYDPGNWKFIDQGFRDFLVEKGPIRVVSEHNQYPYNEHRRRFSNRYFKQKMSNGERVDRRWIVYSTVKDHVFYFSCKLFKGDGVDCQLDTNGYNDWHNLGKKLRQHDTCEGHIESISKWNELGRRLKKKETIDKAMQK, from the coding sequence ATGACCCATAGGAAAACGAAATGCCAGAGTGGTTCTTTAAaagccaagaaaagaaaaagagtagAGCAACTTCAAAATTCTTTAAGAGGATCGATGAACAAATATTTGGCTCGAACAAGTGATAGTGTTGGACGTTCAGAGAGAATTAATGAGGAGGGTGATGGTCCTACGGCAGAAACAATGAATGACGGTGATGAAGAATATGCAAATTTGGTTAATGAAATGGAGAAAGAGAATGATATGCTCAATGGTAGTAGCATTACTGGTCCTAGCGGAAATAATCAGGATGTGGAAGGTGAAGAATTTTTACTGCCAACTACAAATGAGAATGAACACAGGCATAGCAAAGTGCAAAATAAAGAGTGCGGACCAGTAAACATTTATGATCCGGGAAATTGGAAATTCATTGACCAAGGTTTCAGAGATTTTTTGGTAGAAAAGGGTCCCATAAGAGTAGTAAGTGAACATAATCAATATCCTTACAATGAACATCGAAGACGATTCTCTAACCGTTATTTTAAACAAAAAATGAGTAATGGGGAAAGGGTTGATAGGAGATGGATAGTATATTCAACTGTTAAGGATCACGTGTTCTATTTTAGTTGCAAATTGTttaaaggagatggggttgattgtCAGTTGGATACCAATGGCTATAATGATTGGCATAATCTTGGTAAAAAACTTAGACAACATGATACTTGTGAGGGACATATAGAATCCATATCAAAGTGGAATGAATTGGGAAGacgtttgaagaaaaaggaaaccaTCGATAAGGCGATGCAAAAATAA